Proteins co-encoded in one Armatimonadota bacterium genomic window:
- a CDS encoding sugar ABC transporter permease: protein MNIVRGRPAPASHGFRARGRAACLPRLRDAHLGYVFIAPTLLLLGVVLAYPAYESVRLSLSPRGGGGVTLVQYVGLVQSDLFRQVVWQTAVFVTASVTAHVVLGLAVALVLNRPLWGRTGFRILALLPWVVPDVVAGIIWKWILNPLYGVLNDALARLGLIAHPVEWLTNPSLVLFSVILANVWRGFPFVMIIFLAGLQSIPTELYEAAAIDGAGTLQRFRHVTLPGLRRVFIVALALDTIWETRRFGLVQAMTGGGPGTLSEVLSTQVFKQYFQFFKFEFASAMAIAMTGLLLFVSIPYVRMIVREE from the coding sequence GTGAACATCGTGAGAGGCCGGCCCGCGCCGGCCTCTCACGGCTTCAGAGCTCGCGGGCGCGCCGCGTGCCTGCCGCGGCTGCGCGACGCGCACCTCGGGTACGTCTTCATCGCCCCGACGCTCCTGCTACTGGGTGTGGTCCTGGCGTACCCCGCCTACGAGAGCGTGCGCCTGAGCCTCAGCCCGCGTGGAGGCGGGGGAGTCACCCTCGTCCAGTACGTGGGGCTGGTGCAGTCCGACCTCTTCCGGCAGGTGGTCTGGCAAACGGCGGTCTTCGTGACGGCCAGCGTGACGGCGCACGTTGTGCTGGGGCTTGCCGTGGCCCTGGTGCTCAACCGGCCGCTGTGGGGACGGACGGGCTTCAGGATCCTGGCCTTGTTACCGTGGGTGGTCCCTGATGTCGTAGCCGGGATCATCTGGAAGTGGATTCTAAACCCCCTGTACGGGGTGCTCAACGACGCCCTGGCCCGGTTGGGACTGATTGCGCACCCGGTGGAGTGGCTGACCAATCCGTCGCTGGTCTTGTTCAGCGTGATCCTGGCCAACGTCTGGCGAGGCTTCCCCTTCGTCATGATCATTTTCCTGGCGGGCCTGCAGAGCATCCCGACCGAACTGTACGAAGCCGCGGCCATCGACGGGGCGGGGACCCTCCAGCGCTTTCGGCACGTAACCTTGCCCGGACTGCGCCGGGTCTTCATCGTGGCCCTGGCCCTCGACACCATCTGGGAGACGCGCCGGTTCGGTCTCGTCCAGGCAATGACCGGTGGCGGCCCGGGCACCCTCAGTGAGGTCCTCTCGACCCAGGTGTTCAAGCAGTACTTCCAGTTCTTCAAGTTCGAGTTCGCGTCGGCGATGGCCATCGCGATGACGGGACTGCTGCTGTTCGTGTCAATTCCGTACGTGCGGATGATCGTTCGAGAGGAGTAG
- a CDS encoding carbohydrate ABC transporter permease, whose product MDLPAIYSRSRLVLALVYVFAGLVGILVFFPFVWMVLTSLKTETEALRIPVVWLPDRPTLAAYVTMWLRKNYATYFFNSAVVSLTTAVISTLLGAMAGYGFSRFALRGRGVLMGLVLISQMLPGVLVVGPYFKILSAVGLYDTRTGLIIAFLTICLPFATWMLKGFIDGVPRELDEAAMVDGCSRWRIFVGIVLPLIRPGMVATMLFAFLLAWGDLLWVSTLTHSEGMVTVTLAIARTVLEFYVNWPELMAGALMGGFPGIVLYLLMQRWLVAGLTAGAIKQ is encoded by the coding sequence GTGGACCTGCCAGCCATCTACAGCCGCTCGCGTCTCGTCTTGGCCTTGGTGTACGTCTTCGCGGGACTCGTGGGCATCTTAGTCTTCTTCCCTTTCGTGTGGATGGTGCTGACCTCGCTCAAGACGGAGACCGAGGCCTTGCGGATTCCGGTGGTGTGGCTGCCGGACCGCCCCACCCTGGCTGCCTACGTCACCATGTGGTTGCGAAAGAACTACGCGACGTACTTCTTCAACAGCGCAGTAGTGTCGTTGACCACAGCGGTGATCTCGACACTGTTGGGCGCCATGGCCGGCTACGGGTTCTCGCGCTTCGCGCTGCGCGGGCGCGGGGTCCTCATGGGGCTGGTGCTCATCAGCCAGATGCTCCCCGGGGTCCTGGTGGTGGGGCCCTACTTCAAGATCCTCTCGGCCGTTGGTCTCTACGACACCCGCACCGGCCTCATCATCGCATTCCTGACCATCTGCCTGCCCTTTGCCACCTGGATGCTCAAGGGCTTCATCGACGGTGTGCCGCGGGAACTGGACGAGGCGGCGATGGTCGACGGCTGCAGTCGGTGGCGTATCTTCGTGGGAATCGTCCTCCCGCTGATCCGTCCGGGCATGGTGGCCACCATGCTCTTTGCGTTTCTGCTGGCATGGGGTGACCTGTTGTGGGTGTCGACTCTCACGCACAGCGAGGGCATGGTGACCGTCACGCTGGCCATTGCCCGGACGGTCCTCGAGTTCTACGTAAACTGGCCCGAACTGATGGCGGGTGCCCTCATGGGTGGGTTCCCCGGAATCGTGTTGTACTTGTTAATGCAGCGGTGGCTGGTCGCCGGACTGACGGCGGGCGCCATCAAACAGTAG
- a CDS encoding FAD-linked oxidase C-terminal domain-containing protein, whose product MSARTRSDALEHVLAELRGLLGDRLSTAAAVRAHHSRGETYLPPQPPDAVAFPQSLDEVRAIVEACARWHLPVIPYGAGTSLEGHVAAPHGGLCIDLSQMTRILRVSPEDMDATVEAGVTHRQLNRHLRRFGLFFSVDPGADATLGGMAATRASGTTAVRYGTMRENVLGLTVVLADGRVIRTGTRARKSAAGYDLTRLFVGSEGTLGVITEVTVRLHGVPAAVAAATCAFATIAGAVDTVITTVQLGIPVARIELLDEVQMDACNRYAGLDCPVAPTLFLEFHGPSERSVAEQAEMVREVAAQHGGHEFRWATDAGARERLWKARHDAYWAALALRPGASGLTTDVCVPISRLTECIVETKRDLATSPVPVALVGHVGDGNFHLVFVVNPDDPAEMAAVKQLNERMVLRALALGGTCTGEHGVGLGKLPYMAREHGEALEVMRALKRALDPHDIMNPGKLVAGGGTTDVAHDLAPPVDTGCGPRVD is encoded by the coding sequence GCTGGGCGACCGCCTCTCGACCGCCGCCGCCGTGCGCGCCCACCACAGCCGGGGCGAGACGTACCTGCCGCCGCAGCCGCCGGACGCGGTGGCGTTCCCGCAGTCCCTCGACGAGGTGCGCGCCATCGTCGAGGCCTGCGCGCGCTGGCACCTGCCCGTGATCCCCTACGGGGCGGGCACGTCGCTGGAAGGGCACGTGGCCGCCCCGCACGGCGGGCTCTGCATCGACCTCTCACAGATGACCCGCATCCTGCGCGTCAGCCCTGAGGACATGGACGCCACCGTCGAGGCGGGGGTCACGCACCGGCAGCTGAACCGCCACCTGCGCCGCTTCGGGCTCTTCTTCTCCGTCGACCCGGGCGCCGACGCCACGCTGGGCGGCATGGCCGCCACGCGGGCCTCGGGCACTACCGCGGTGCGCTACGGCACCATGCGCGAGAACGTCCTGGGCCTCACCGTGGTGCTCGCCGACGGCCGCGTGATCCGCACCGGCACCCGCGCGCGCAAGTCGGCCGCGGGCTACGACCTGACGCGGCTGTTCGTGGGCTCGGAGGGTACGCTCGGGGTGATCACCGAGGTCACGGTGCGGCTACACGGGGTGCCCGCGGCGGTGGCAGCCGCCACCTGCGCGTTCGCGACGATCGCGGGGGCCGTGGACACCGTCATCACCACGGTCCAGCTGGGCATCCCGGTGGCCCGCATCGAGCTCCTCGACGAGGTGCAGATGGACGCCTGCAACCGCTACGCGGGCCTCGACTGCCCGGTGGCGCCGACGCTCTTCCTGGAGTTCCACGGGCCCAGCGAGCGCAGCGTCGCCGAGCAGGCGGAGATGGTGCGGGAGGTGGCCGCCCAGCACGGCGGACACGAGTTCCGCTGGGCCACCGACGCCGGGGCGCGCGAGCGGTTGTGGAAGGCGCGGCACGACGCCTACTGGGCGGCGCTCGCCCTGCGGCCCGGCGCCAGCGGGCTGACCACCGACGTGTGCGTGCCCATCTCACGCCTGACCGAATGCATCGTGGAGACCAAACGCGACCTGGCGACGTCGCCGGTGCCCGTGGCGCTGGTGGGCCACGTCGGCGACGGCAACTTCCACCTGGTGTTCGTGGTCAATCCCGACGACCCCGCCGAGATGGCCGCGGTCAAGCAGCTCAACGAGCGCATGGTCCTGCGGGCGCTGGCCCTGGGCGGCACCTGCACCGGCGAGCACGGCGTGGGCCTCGGCAAGCTGCCCTACATGGCCCGGGAACACGGCGAGGCGCTGGAGGTCATGCGGGCCCTCAAGCGGGCCCTCGATCCGCACGACATCATGAACCCCGGCAAGCTGGTGGCCGGTGGGGGCACGACCGATGTGGCGCACGACCTGGCCCCGCCGGTTGACACCGGGTGCGGCCCGCGCGTAGACTGA
- a CDS encoding DUF6062 family protein produces the protein MIRVAAGESALARDFVYHALVAGLHPDHCVVCRLSLDSVERHFQAFFYEQVNDPWVRHALVAARGFCPTHAWRRPGLHDASGISIVYHHLLSELVTVFRAAADSAAHARAGSAPVRRRWRLRPGRRVAGALAAWMTPRGPCPMCVTQWEAEDRYAAVLVRAAAADEFRDRYRDSFGVCMPHLVLALGQGAAPAACDWLVATEGAKLARLLWELSEYIRKLDYRFRHETVLREATAWQRAIEKLVGAPGMVWRRSPTSADTR, from the coding sequence GTGATCCGGGTGGCGGCCGGTGAGTCCGCCCTCGCACGGGACTTCGTGTACCACGCGCTGGTGGCGGGGCTCCATCCCGATCACTGCGTCGTCTGCCGCCTCAGTCTGGACAGTGTCGAGCGCCACTTTCAGGCGTTCTTCTACGAGCAGGTGAACGACCCATGGGTGCGGCACGCGCTGGTCGCCGCGCGCGGGTTCTGCCCGACGCACGCCTGGCGGCGTCCCGGGCTGCACGACGCCTCCGGGATCTCCATTGTCTACCATCACCTGCTCTCGGAGCTCGTCACGGTGTTTCGGGCTGCCGCCGACAGTGCCGCGCACGCGCGCGCAGGCAGCGCGCCGGTGCGGCGGCGGTGGCGCCTGCGCCCTGGCCGCCGGGTCGCCGGCGCCCTCGCCGCATGGATGACCCCCCGGGGACCGTGCCCGATGTGCGTGACCCAGTGGGAGGCCGAGGACCGGTATGCCGCGGTGCTGGTCCGCGCAGCGGCTGCCGACGAGTTCCGGGATCGCTACCGGGACAGCTTCGGCGTGTGCATGCCGCACCTGGTCTTGGCCCTCGGACAGGGTGCGGCTCCAGCGGCCTGCGACTGGTTGGTGGCCACGGAAGGCGCAAAGCTCGCCCGCCTGCTCTGGGAGCTGTCGGAGTACATTCGCAAGCTGGACTACCGGTTCCGGCACGAGACCGTGCTGCGAGAAGCCACGGCGTGGCAGCGCGCCATCGAGAAGCTGGTCGGGGCGCCGGGCATGGTGTGGCGGCGGTCGCCGACGTCGGCGGATACCCGCTGA
- a CDS encoding sugar ABC transporter substrate-binding protein — MRRQGLSDFARILTVLVVGIVVGSSPAWSAEVVTLRFSNWHLVETVWGRSLREAIAIFESQNPGIRIVPEPISYAEKEPRYQAECAARRMPDVVKLHNFSLTMFFELGCAADLTPFVQREGPDFLRTWYETPIKTLTYKGRLLAMPGDFMSMVLIYNRELFRAAGLDPNRPPRNWTEFLDYAKRLTRDTDGDGRTDQWGFSMPASKNPGLPLRIAPIVWSFGADFLTPDGRRSAMDTREFREAFSYIVDLATAHRVVPPGVTTFGPGDVRTQMAHRRVAMKIGSGWSYPIINDINPALKAYETLEAAPVPVGRKQVTMAWLSGWIMSPHTRYPEAAWKFIKFLTSKETEKKFFFDNRVISSRKDVNTLPMVQTDKFSKVIVSQLQYARLEPLIPEWPEIFDTFATALQEAITGAKAPDRALAEAHARVNTILGVR; from the coding sequence ATGCGTAGGCAGGGACTGAGTGATTTCGCCCGGATCCTAACGGTCCTCGTAGTCGGCATCGTAGTTGGCTCCTCCCCCGCCTGGTCCGCAGAAGTCGTCACGTTGCGATTCTCCAACTGGCACCTGGTGGAGACCGTCTGGGGGCGCTCTCTGCGCGAGGCGATTGCGATCTTCGAGAGTCAGAACCCTGGCATCCGGATCGTTCCCGAGCCGATTTCCTACGCGGAGAAAGAACCGCGTTACCAGGCCGAGTGCGCCGCCCGACGTATGCCCGACGTGGTGAAGTTGCACAACTTCTCGCTGACCATGTTCTTCGAACTGGGCTGCGCCGCCGACCTCACGCCCTTCGTGCAGCGCGAGGGGCCGGACTTCCTCAGGACCTGGTACGAAACGCCGATCAAGACCCTGACCTACAAGGGCAGACTCCTGGCGATGCCAGGGGACTTCATGTCGATGGTCCTGATCTACAACCGGGAACTGTTCCGGGCCGCGGGGCTGGATCCCAACAGGCCTCCGCGGAACTGGACTGAGTTCCTCGACTACGCGAAGCGGCTTACCCGCGACACCGACGGTGACGGCCGGACCGACCAGTGGGGCTTCAGCATGCCGGCGTCCAAGAACCCCGGTTTGCCGCTACGCATTGCACCAATCGTTTGGAGCTTTGGCGCCGACTTCCTGACGCCTGACGGCCGGCGCTCGGCCATGGACACACGCGAGTTTCGAGAAGCTTTCTCCTACATTGTCGACTTGGCGACGGCACACCGTGTGGTCCCGCCAGGGGTCACCACCTTTGGCCCCGGCGACGTGCGCACGCAGATGGCGCATCGGCGGGTGGCGATGAAGATCGGGTCGGGCTGGTCGTACCCCATCATCAACGACATCAACCCGGCCCTGAAGGCCTACGAGACGCTGGAGGCTGCGCCCGTACCCGTCGGGCGCAAGCAGGTCACCATGGCGTGGCTTTCGGGGTGGATCATGAGTCCGCACACCCGGTACCCCGAGGCCGCGTGGAAGTTCATCAAGTTCCTCACCAGCAAGGAGACCGAGAAGAAGTTTTTCTTCGACAACCGGGTGATTTCGTCGCGCAAGGACGTCAACACGTTGCCCATGGTCCAAACCGACAAGTTCTCGAAGGTGATTGTGTCACAGCTCCAGTACGCGAGACTCGAGCCGCTCATCCCGGAGTGGCCCGAGATCTTCGACACCTTCGCCACCGCGCTGCAGGAGGCGATCACCGGGGCGAAAGCTCCTGATCGGGCCCTTGCCGAGGCCCACGCGAGGGTCAATACGATCCTGGGGGTGCGGTGA
- a CDS encoding MFS transporter has protein sequence MVAAPPTAEDSRRTALRFVVLLGVVSLLADATYEGSRSVTGPYLAVLGASATAVGVVAGLGELVGYALRLVSGRLADRTRRYWAITITGYVVNLAAVPALALAGHWTTAAALVVAERVGKAIRTPARDAMLSHATQQVGRGYGFGLHEALDQVGAVLGPLVVAAAVGTRGTYRDGFVLLIVPAALALGVLVVARRLYPRPRDLDVATPPLAPAGLGRRFWLYVAAVALVGAGYADFALIAFHFEARAVVPATWIPLFYALAMGADAVAALGLGRWFDRAGVTVLVPATLLGAGFVPLAFLGSPTLALAGVLLWGVGLGAQESIMRAAVAEMAPADRRGAAYGALNAAYGIAWFLGSALMGALYDRAVAAVVVFSLAAQLAAVPLFVVVRRRG, from the coding sequence ATGGTCGCCGCGCCACCCACCGCCGAGGACAGCCGCCGGACAGCCCTCCGGTTCGTGGTCCTGCTGGGCGTGGTGAGCCTGCTCGCCGACGCCACCTACGAGGGCTCGCGCAGCGTGACCGGCCCCTATCTGGCGGTGCTGGGAGCCAGCGCCACTGCGGTGGGCGTCGTCGCGGGCCTGGGCGAGTTGGTCGGCTACGCGCTGCGCCTGGTCTCCGGCCGCCTGGCCGACCGCACCCGTCGCTACTGGGCGATCACGATCACCGGCTACGTGGTGAACCTCGCGGCGGTCCCGGCGCTGGCGCTGGCAGGGCACTGGACCACGGCCGCCGCGCTGGTGGTCGCCGAGCGCGTCGGCAAGGCGATCCGGACGCCGGCCCGCGACGCCATGCTGTCACATGCCACCCAGCAGGTCGGGCGCGGCTACGGATTCGGCCTCCACGAGGCGCTGGACCAGGTCGGGGCCGTGCTGGGCCCGCTCGTCGTGGCGGCGGCCGTGGGCACCCGGGGCACGTACCGGGACGGGTTCGTCCTCCTGATCGTCCCGGCGGCGCTAGCCCTGGGCGTGCTCGTGGTGGCCCGCCGCCTGTACCCGCGTCCGCGCGACCTGGACGTGGCGACGCCGCCGCTCGCGCCAGCCGGCCTGGGACGCCGGTTCTGGCTGTACGTGGCGGCCGTGGCGCTGGTGGGCGCGGGCTATGCGGACTTCGCCCTCATCGCCTTCCACTTCGAGGCGCGCGCCGTGGTCCCAGCGACCTGGATACCCCTCTTCTACGCCCTCGCCATGGGCGCCGACGCCGTCGCGGCCCTCGGGCTCGGCCGGTGGTTCGACCGGGCAGGAGTCACCGTGCTGGTGCCCGCGACGCTGCTTGGGGCGGGGTTTGTGCCCCTGGCCTTCCTGGGGAGCCCGACCCTGGCGCTTGCGGGCGTGCTGCTGTGGGGCGTGGGGCTGGGCGCGCAGGAGTCGATCATGCGGGCCGCGGTGGCGGAGATGGCGCCAGCCGACCGGCGGGGTGCCGCCTACGGCGCGCTCAACGCCGCGTACGGGATCGCGTGGTTCCTCGGGAGCGCGTTGATGGGCGCGCTCTACGATCGTGCGGTCGCGGCCGTCGTGGTGTTCTCGCTGGCGGCGCAGCTGGCGGCTGTGCCCCTCTTCGTGGTGGTGCGCAGACGCGGGTGA
- a CDS encoding cation:proton antiporter, with protein MDHVWFSAAVWLGLALIATLLSTWLKVSVALAEIVVGTVAQVVFSTLLGVDALGVRRDWIAFLAGLGSIVLTFLAGVELDPDAFRRSWREATAVGLVGFLAPFLGAAWAARTLLGWDLQASLLAGVALSTTSVAVVYAVMVELGLNRSPFGKVILAACFINDLGTVVALGIIFAPFGPRTLVFTGALLAALVVLFRATGPFFARYGGRTSELEARFLLFSLFVLGGLAVWSGSEAVLPAYLLGMVLAGTVGREHALVRRLRTLTFGLLTPFYFLRAGALVNVPVVAGAPGIFAVLFLAKAVSKFVGIFPLTRLYRYPHAEGMYTTLLMSTGLTFGTISALYGLSHGIITPAQYSFLVATVIASAVVPTWIANRFFLPVRHLAEATGKAESSTALATTGAD; from the coding sequence ATGGACCACGTGTGGTTCAGTGCGGCCGTCTGGCTGGGCCTCGCGCTCATCGCCACGCTGCTGTCCACCTGGCTCAAGGTCTCGGTGGCGCTTGCGGAGATCGTCGTCGGCACCGTCGCGCAGGTGGTCTTCAGCACCCTGCTCGGGGTGGACGCGCTGGGCGTGCGCCGCGACTGGATCGCCTTCCTCGCCGGACTGGGGTCGATCGTGCTCACGTTCCTGGCCGGGGTGGAACTCGACCCCGACGCATTTCGCCGCAGCTGGCGGGAAGCGACGGCCGTGGGGCTGGTCGGGTTCCTGGCTCCGTTCCTGGGAGCCGCGTGGGCCGCACGGACCCTCTTGGGATGGGACCTCCAGGCCAGCCTCCTGGCCGGGGTGGCCCTCTCGACGACGTCCGTGGCGGTCGTCTACGCGGTGATGGTGGAGCTGGGGCTCAACCGGTCGCCGTTTGGCAAGGTCATCCTGGCCGCGTGCTTCATCAACGACCTCGGCACGGTCGTAGCGTTGGGCATCATCTTCGCGCCGTTTGGGCCGCGCACGCTCGTCTTCACTGGCGCGCTACTGGCCGCGCTGGTCGTGCTCTTCAGGGCCACCGGTCCGTTCTTCGCGCGGTACGGCGGGCGTACCTCGGAACTCGAGGCCAGGTTCCTGCTCTTCTCGCTGTTCGTGCTGGGCGGGCTGGCGGTGTGGTCGGGCTCGGAAGCCGTCCTCCCGGCCTACCTCCTCGGCATGGTCCTGGCGGGGACTGTCGGCCGGGAGCATGCGCTGGTGCGGCGGCTGCGCACCCTGACCTTCGGGCTGCTGACCCCGTTCTACTTCCTCCGGGCGGGCGCGCTCGTGAACGTCCCGGTGGTGGCCGGTGCGCCGGGGATCTTCGCGGTGCTCTTCCTGGCCAAGGCCGTCAGTAAGTTCGTGGGCATCTTCCCCCTGACCCGCCTCTACCGCTACCCCCACGCCGAGGGCATGTACACTACCCTGCTCATGTCCACCGGCCTCACGTTCGGCACCATCTCGGCGCTGTACGGCCTGTCGCACGGCATCATCACTCCGGCCCAGTACTCCTTCCTGGTGGCGACGGTGATCGCCAGCGCCGTGGTACCCACCTGGATCGCCAACCGGTTCTTCCTCCCGGTCCGCCACCTCGCCGAGGCGACGGGCAAGGCGGAGTCGAGCACGGCCCTGGCGACGACGGGCGCGGACTGA